Part of the Lotus japonicus ecotype B-129 chromosome 6, LjGifu_v1.2 genome, ggaatcaTTGGCGAAACACTTTCGCTACTTTCGAGGGCAAGTGGAGGAAGGCTACATGTGTGAAAGTTTTGTTCATGGGCTAAGCTACGAGCTACAaagggcggtgcaaccgctgGGGATCAACCGCTACCAAGTATTGGTGGAAAGGACAAAGGGAATTGAGGCTATTGATAACCAAAGAGAAAAGTACCAAGGTCTGAATAAGTCTAAgcaaggaagtggaggtccgaCTAGGGCTAACCAATGCAGGAATGACAAGGGCGAGAACTATCCgaagaagccgtatgttcgtcctcAGGGTAAGGGGACGACTTCTGGGTTTGTTAATCCTTCGAGAGGGGATGCTATCGCACTGAGACCTCTACCAGTGAGTTTGGAGGGTGTGACTTGtttcaagtgcaacaaaaagGGGCATTTTTCCCATCACTGTCCTGAGGATCCTTCGATGTGCTGGAATTGCAACGAGCCAGGCCATCTTGCTAGGGATTGCTGGAAACCGGAAGTTGAGGTCACTATGAATACTGCAAGGGGACAAGGAGGCCAAAATTAGAACTGGAATGTAGTGTGCTTCAAGTGTGGACAAGCTGGACACTGCGCCAAGGCATGCGCAAGACGTTGCTACAACTACAGAAAGCCAGGGCATTCAGCTAAGGACTGTGAGGAACAAAATATTGAGCCGACTGCGAGAAGACTGGGGGATCTCGTGCAACCACTTCAGGAAGAGTTGCGAGTGCAGGGGAGCAGGCTGAGGAGAGCATGATGTCGTCGGGATCCTGATCTTTTGGTTGACTTACGAACTGATGCGATATTCTTTTGGAGTTTCTATGTTTTGTCGTATGCTAACTACTTTGGTTGTTAAAGTCTCATACTACAATCTTATTATACTTAACTACTCGAAGTATCAAGCTATATCATAAGTTTCTTTCAAATTTTCCTTTAGTGTTCATTATCGCGATATACCTTACTTGTGCCGTAATTATTATTTCGATGTAGTAATAGCTTCACTGTAGGGGTAAAGGAACTGTCTAGACCTAGGAGCTCGTCGTAGTgggataggttggatttaaccTCAGGTTATACGTTCGGTGATAGCAAGTTGGGAAGGTTTGACTCTGACTTAAAGGTTGTTAGCCTAGATTGGGAGATAAGTTATGTTAAGTACTTGGCTTCTTGGCGGGTGTATAGAATTTGGGCTTATGAGTTATCGTATGGTATGTGTAAGACTTGGAGTCTTGTCAGGTTTAGATTAAGAGATTAAGATTTGGTTTTTTTGTGAGGGTGGCTCATTGGTCTTACCAGCTATTTTCTAAATTTCCTTCTTCTAGATATtaagcctgatcaacttaatattgggGAGTGGTATTCAGAATCCTAGCCTGTGGGGGACGATGAGCGTTGAGTGGAGCCTGTGTGGCATATTGTGTGGGCCTTGTGCCGTTGTGTGGAGCCTGTGTGACATACTGTGTGGGCTTTGTGCCGTTGTGGGAGCCTGTGTGGCATACTGTGTTGGCTTTGTGCCGTTGTGGGAAGCCTGTGTGGCATACTGTGTGAGCTTTGTGCCGTTGTGGGGAGCATGTGTGGCATACTGTGTTGGCTTTGTGCCGTTATGGGAAGCCTGTGTAGCATACTGTGTAGGATTTGTGTCGTTGTGTGGAGCCTGTGTGGGCTTTGTGCCGTTGAGTGGAGCCTGTGTGGCATACTGTGTGGGCTTTGTGCCGTTGTGTGGAGCTTGTGTGGCATACTGTGTGGGCTTTGTGTCGTTGAGTGGAGCCTTTGTGGTATACTGTGTGGGCCTTGTGCCGTTGTGTGGAGCCTGTGTGGCATACTATGTGGGCTTTGTGTCGTGATGTTGTGGCCTGCGTGGCATAGTGTGTGGTTTGAGAACTGATATTTTAAGTTGAAGGAGAAGACCAATGGACGATGTCCGTAGCTTCTCGTtaaaccttaagtttcgaggacgaaactttctttttggggggtagtattgtaagacccaagattttagaattaaataaataattaatttccaactcacgcataagattctgtgtaagcgtgagggaaacttgacttgtgtttgatgtttggattagtattatgaagaagaaaattcaggaaatgactaagaatggTACTATAGTCGTTATAGTTTATAGCACGAgttttattcacttccgccttagggatGGTGGAGTGGAGCCAGcaatggtggtggaggtggaagtGGTGGTGTTAAAGGATGCGGGTGGCGGTGGACGtaacaatggtggtggtggcggcgacagtGGAGGTCGTGGTGGTTGTGGGCGGTTCAGCGTGTTCcgaccaatgatgacattgtacgaCGCGACTACCTGCAAAACCAAATACCTTACGCGCAAGAGCTTTGCGTTCTCATAAACGCTAAAAAATGTGTCCAAATCCAAGTAGCCGCGTACCCAAACCTGTTCCCCCGAAAAACCTACCAAAGTCCCGGAATATGGCATCATGTCTTTATCTGTGAACCACGCGGTCGTGGGTTCGatacggcgccaaatgttccagccaagaacatagaaagaaaatatagtacctggagtgaggggattgcaatgagagaatctagagagagagagagcgtataaccgcttagagagagagagagagtgtaactaaATATTGAGTTTGTTATTCatgaaatgagctaagagtcttttacaattggtaaccgccccctatttataggccgGGGGTTGGGCCTGGCATGTCTAACTGCCCTTAGTGGGCTGGTTGGACATCTCGGAGGAGACCCAAACCCTTGGCTAATGCGCGCTTTGGGGCGAGCATCCCTGGGCGAGAGGGTCTCACCCAGTCCATGACCAAttactttttcttcttcaatgaCCTTTACGTTGTAAAATTGTGAATCCTAATATGTTGCATTTCCATATATTAGTCTTCCATATTTCAATCAGCATTTAAGTTCTGATCATTGAGTCTTAATTGCATTTGTTTGGTCGAACCTTATATACTAAAAAGATAATAGATTTGTGAGATAATggaaatttattttcataatgaTGCTTTTTCGTTTTTATTATGCAATTAATATTGCTAAAATTCCGTTGAATGAATCAAAATCTGACCAATTACTTTTTATTCTTCAACGGGTATTCCTAATATGCTGCTTTTCCATATATTAGTCTTCCATATTTCAATCAGCATTCAAGTTCTAGTCATTTGGTCG contains:
- the LOC130724767 gene encoding uncharacterized protein LOC130724767, whose product is MAQQVTNTAAREEAEAQRAATAAIVTAQDRAEKNARHVQREERELAAAQTRGLNDFKRQDPPKFSGSFDSEEADLWLQELEKIFTFLHTTTELRVNYATYMLTGEAEYWWRGARVMMEADHQAITWECFRGAFLDKYFPASARAAKEAHFLRLRQGGMTVAEYAAKLESLAKHFRYFRGQVEEGYMCESFVHGLSYELQRAVQPLGINRYQVLVERTKGIEAIDNQREKYQGLNKSKQGSGGPTRANQCRNDKGENYPKKPYVRPQGKGTTSGFVNPSRGDAIALRPLPVSLEGVTCFKCNKKGHFSHHCPEDPSMCWNCNEPGHLARDCWKPEVEVTMNTARGQGGQN